The Arachis hypogaea cultivar Tifrunner chromosome 14, arahy.Tifrunner.gnm2.J5K5, whole genome shotgun sequence genome has a segment encoding these proteins:
- the LOC112743358 gene encoding uncharacterized protein, with protein MTIPEAPPVFDKIYICLDACKRGFKEGCRSLLHLDGCFLKTYYMGWLLAAVPQDTNNQFYVVAYGVVRAETKDAWKWFLTNLQADIGDDANHGWNFISDQQKGLLPALKEVMPKARHRNCVMHMWKNFVNRFKDLYIREVVWECARCTTVAEFKDCMERLKAVNQGLGNTSPSLSQRHGSRLISRMGLRCYLMRRMVNHKRVLENHPGKLAPVQQKRMERLLTLGTKWTAEWVGDNERKMFEVSRKGSKVDVDLIKYTCSCNRWQLIGMPCTHALAAIVKRRDKTEDYVHPWLCMESIRRTYSHCIKPVPSAEFWPRTEYSQPEPPIIKRPIGRPKVHNR; from the exons ATGACAATCCCAGAAGCTCCCCCTGTTTTCGACAAAATATACATATGCTTAGATGCCTGTAAGCGAGGGTTCAAAGAAGGGTGTAGGTCTTTGCTGCACCTGGATGGATGCTTTCTCAAGACATACTACATGGGGTGGCTTCTAGCAGCAGTTCCCCAAGACACAAACAACCAATTTTATGTTGTTGCATATGGGGTTGTGAGGGCTGAGACGAAGGATGCCTGGAAATGGTTCTTGACTAACCTTCAGGCAGACATAGGAGACGATGCAAATCATGGCTGGAACTTCATTTCAGATCAACAAAAG GGTTTACTCCCTGCCTTAAAGGAAGTCATGCCAAAAGCCAGGCACAGGAACTGCGTGATGCACATGTGGAAGAACTTCGTTAATAGGTTCAAAGATTTATACATAAGAGAGGTTGTCTGGGAGTGTGCCAGATGCACAACAGTTGCAGAGTTCAAAGACTGTATGGAAAGGCTGAAGGCAGTGAATCAGGGGCTTGGGAATACCTCTCCAAGTTTGAGCCAGAGACATGGGTCAAGGCTTATTTCTCGCATGGGCCTAAG GTGTTACCTGATGAGGAGGATGGTAAATCACAAGCGAGTCTTGGAAAATCACCCTGGTAAACTAGCACCAGTACAACAAAAACGGATGGAAAGACTACTTACTCTTGGGACAAAGTGGACAGCAGAGTGGGTTGGagataatgaaagaaaaatgttCGAAGTGAGCCGCAAAGGAAGCAAGGTAGATGTGGACCTCATTAAGTACACCTGCTCCTGCAATCGATGGCAACTTATCG GGATGCCATGCACACATGCACTTGCTGCTATTGTGAAGAGGCGTGACAAGACAGAAGACTATGTGCACCCCTGGTTGTGTATGGAATCAATCAGGAGGACATATTCACACTGCATCAAACCAGTCCCCAGTGCAGAATTCTGGCCTCGTACTGAGTACTCACAACCAGAACCCCCCATCATCAAGAGACCTATTGGACGGCCAAAAGTTCACAACAGATAG
- the LOC112744536 gene encoding EID1-like F-box protein 2, with translation MILNKQYRCIHSASCQCTKGHISEDVIFLLFHNLNWNPKLIATFSCVCKWFDDLAKRVLWKEFCRTRAPRMIRDLQSGVSHIVDGNWRALGKLLIYCTGCTHGTLFGQIGIPGHFVYQTRFSRTSGKSFLLRRCRTDVLYVSYPCEHPDQGEDKNIGFFRGVFKSFGTSKVRKMLINKAAELHPTQVCIYCKAKLWNMRQARMIPQSASSWLGSYEDGVEYYVCLNGHMLGTCTLLPLSDSEEVSSSEEE, from the coding sequence ATGATCCTCAATAAGCAGTACCGATGCATACACTCGGCTAGCTGCCAATGCACTAAAGGGCATATAAGTGAAGATGTGATATTCTTATTGTTTCATAATTTGAATTGGAATCCCAAGCTAATTGCAACTTTTTCATGTGTGTGCAAATGGTTTGATGATCTTGCCAAGAGAGTTCTATGGAAAGAGTTTTGTCGAACGAGGGCTCCAAGGATGATCCGTGATCTGCAATCCGGTGTGAGCCACATTGTTGATGGGAATTGGAGGGCCCTAGGAAAGCTGCTTATATACTGTACAGGATGCACACATGGTACCTTGTTCGGTCAAATTGGTATCCCCGGTCACTTTGTTTATCAGACTCGGTTTTCTAGAACTTCAGGGAAGAGCTTTCTTTTGCGACGATGCAGAACCGATGTTCTGTATGTGTCCTATCCTTGTGAGCATCCAGACCAAGGTGAAGATAAAAATATAGGATTTTTCCGTGGCGTGTTTAAGTCGTTCGGAACTTCCAAGGTCAGAAAGATGCTTATTAACAAGGCTGCAGAACTCCATCCTACACAAGTTTGCATTTATTGCAAGGCGAAGTTGTGGAACATGCGGCAGGCCAGAATGATCCCTCAAAGTGCTAGTTCCTGGTTGGGTTCCTATGAAGATGGTGTTGAGTATTATGTGTGCCTCAACGGCCACATGCTTGGGACATGCACCTTGTTACCATTGTCTGATTCAGAAGAGGtatcctcatcagaggaggaaTAG
- the LOC112744537 gene encoding chaperone protein ClpB3, chloroplastic: protein MASTTSFPGLSSLSHSVPISCSRNHRALLSNPRYSSLAFPSKPFNFLRSLPITKRNHFANGFRTTTHSNPQRFSVRCEASSGRITQQEFTEMAWQAIVSSPEVAKENKHQIVETEHLMKALLEQKNGLARRIFSKAGVDNTRLLEATDKYIQRQPKVLGESAGSMLGRDLEALIQRARDYKKEYGDSFVSVEHFLLGFTQDQRFGKQLFRDFQISQQTLKSAIESVRGRQSVIDQDPEGKYEALEKYGKDLTAMAKAGKLDPVIGRDDEIRRCIQILSRRTKNNPVLIGEPGVGKTAISEGLAQRIVQGDVPQALMNRRLISLDMGALIAGAKYRGEFEDRLKAVLKEVTESEGQTILFIDEIHTVVGAGATNGAMDAGNLLKPMLGRGELRCIGATTLDEYRKYIEKDPALERRFQQVYVDQPTVEDTISILRGLRERYELHHGVRISDSALVEAAILSDRYISGRFLPDKAIDLVDEAAAKLKMEITSKPTALDEINRSVLKLEMERLSLTNDTDKASRDRLNRLETELSLLKEKQAELTEQWEHEKSVMTRIQSIKEEIDRVNLEIQQAEREYDLNRAAELKYGSLNSLQRQLETAEKELDEYMSSGQSMLREEVTGNDIAEIVSKWTGIPVSKLQQSEREKLLYLEDVLHKRVVGQDPAVRAVAEAIQRSRAGLSDPHRPIASFMFMGPTGVGKTELAKALASYLFNTEEALVRIDMSEYMEKHAVSRLIGAPPGYVGYEEGGQLTETVRRRPYAVILFDEIEKAHADVFNVFLQILDDGRVTDSQGRTVSFTNTVIIMTSNVGSQYIINTDDETESKESTYETIKQRVLDAARAVFRPEFMNRVDEYIVFQPLDREQISSIVRLQLERVQKRISDKKMKIKVTDAAIELLGSLGYDPNYGARPVKRVIQQNVENELAKGILRGEFKDEDTILIDTEVTAFSNGQLPQQKLTFRKIEPDSAEPSTQDSLEPFPQTS from the exons ATGGCTTCTACGACGTCGTTTCCGGGTCTCTCTTCACTTTCCCACTCTGTTCCAATTTCATGCAGCAGGAACCACCGTGCTCTTCTTTCTAATCCTCGCTACTCCTCCCTTGCTTTCCCTTCAAAGCCCTTCAACTTCCTGAGATCGCTTCCCATCACCAAAAGGAACCATTTTGCAAATGGGTTTCGGACAACAACTCATAGCAATCCCCAACGTTTCTCTGTTCGCTGTGAAGCTTCAAGTGGAAGG ATTACGCAGCAAGAGTTCACCGAAATGGCGTGGCAGGCGATAGTTTCCTCGCCGGAGGTGGCGAAGGAGAACAAGCATCAGATTGTGGAGACTGAGCACTTGATGAAGGCTTTGTTGGAGCAAAAGAATGGTCTTGCTCGCAGGATTTTTTCCAAGGCTGGAGTTGATAACACTCGGCTTCTAGAAGCTACTGACAAGTACATTCAGAGGCAACCCAAG GTTCTAGGGGAATCAGCTGGTTCAATGTTGGGGCGTGATTTGGAGGCATTGATTCAGAGAGCCAGGGACTACAAGAAAGAATATGGGGATTCATTTGTTTCAGTTGAACACTTCCTTCTTGGTTTTACCCAAGATCAACGTTTCGGGAAGCAGTTATTTAGAGATTTCCAAATATCGCAGCAGACGCTAAAATCTGCAATAGAGTCTGTTAGGGGACGCCAGTCAGTTATTGACCAAG aTCCGGAGGGGAAGTATGAAGCCTTGGAAAAATATGGGAAAGATTTGACAGCAATGGCTAAAGCGGGAAAACTTGACCCAGTCATAGGAAGAGATGACGAAATACGTCGGTGCATCCAGATTCTCTCCAGGAGGACAAAGAACAATCCTGTGCTAATTGGTGAGCCTGGTGTAGGAAAGACTGCAATTTCTGAAGG GCTTGCTCAGAGAATTGTGCAAGGAGATGTTCCTCAGGCTTTAATGAACCGTAGG CTTATATCACTTGATATGGGTGCACTTATTGCTGGAGCAAAGTACCGGGGAGAATTTGAGGACAGGCTAAAAGCTGTCCTTAAAGAAGTAACAGAATCTGAGGGTCAGACAATCCTTTTTATTGATGAGATCCACACAGTTGTTGGGGCAG GTGCCACAAATGGTGCTATGGATGCTGGTAATCTTTTAAAGCCTATGCTTGGTCGGGGAGAGCTGCGTTGTATTGGCGCTACAACATTAGATGAGTATCGCAAGTATATTGAGAAGGACCCAGCTCTAGAGCGTCGTTTTCAGCAAGTTTATGTCGACCAACCTACAGTTGAAGATACTATTTCAATACTGAGGGGGCTGCGGGAAAGGTATGAGCTTCATCATGGGGTCCGAATTTCGGACAGTGCACTTGTGGAAGCTGCAATTCTCTCAGATCGATATATCAGTGGAAGATTTTTGCCTGACAAAG CTATTGATCTGGTTGATGAAGCCGCTGCCAAACTGAAAATGGAAATTACTTCTAAACCTACTGCACTTGACGAGATCAACCGGTCAGTCTTGAAACTAGAGATGGAGCGACTCTCTCTAACAAATGATACAGATAAGGCCTCAAGAGACAGGCTAAATCGTCTCGAGACAGAGCTCTCTCTTTTGAAAGAGAAACAGGCTGAGCTCACTGAACAGTGGGAGCATGAAAAGTCAGTAATGACTCGAATTCAATCAATCAAAGAAGAG ATAGACAGGGTGAATCTTGAGATCCAACAGGCTGAGAGGGAGTATGATCTTAACCGTGCTGCTGAATTAAAGTATGGCAGTCTGAACTCCTTGCAACGGCAACTGGAAACTGCAGAGAAGGAGTTGGATGAATACATGAGCTCCGGCCAGTCTATGCTGAGGGAGGAAGTTACAGGAAATGATATTGCCGAAATTGTAAGCAAGTGGACAGGTATACCTGTTTCAAAACTACAACAATCAGAGAGGGAGAAGTTGTTGTATTTGGAAGATGTGCTCCATAAGCGTGTGGTCGGTCAAGACCCTGCTGTTAGGGCAGTAGCCGAGGCAATCCAACGGTCAAGAGCAGGTCTTTCGGATCCTCATCGTCCAATTGCTAGTTTCATGTTTATGGGACCAACGGGTGTGGGAAAGACAGAACTGGCTAAGGCACTTGCTTCCTACTTGTTCAACACAGAAGAAGCACTTGTAAGAATCGATATGAGTGAGTACATGGAAAAGCATGCAGTTTCAAGATTGATTGGAGCTCCACCTGGATATGTTGGGTATGAAGAGGGAGGTCAACTTACTGAGACGGTTCGCCGCAGACCTTATGCTGTTATTCTGTTTGACGAGATCGAGAAGGCACATGCGGATGTTTTCAATGTATTCCTTCAAATCTTGGATGATGGAAGAGTGACCGACTCGCAGGGCCGCACAGTGAGTTTTACTAACACAGTTATCATTATGACCTCGAATGTTGGATCCCAATACATAATCAACACTGATGATGAGACCGAGTCGAAAGAATCAACTTATGAAACCATAAAGCAGCGCGTACTGGACGCAGCAAGAGCTGTTTTCCGCCCAGAGTTCATGAACAGAGTTGATGAGTATATTGTTTTCCAGCCTCTAGATCGTGAACAAATTAGTAGCATTGTGAGGTTACAG TTGGAGCGCGTGCAGAAGAGAATTTCGGACAAGAAGATGAAAATCAAGGTGACAGATGCTGCTATTGAACTTCTTGGAAGTCTAGGGTATGATCCAAACTATGGTGCAAGGCCAGTAAAGCGAGTGATTCAGCAGAATGTAGAGAATGAACTTGCCAAGGGCATTCTTAGAGGAGAATTCAAGGATGAAGACACAATCTTAATAGACACAGAGGTCACAGCATTTTCCAACGGCCAACTTCCCCAACAAAAGCTTACTTTTAGGAAGATTGAACCTGATTCAGCAGAACCTTCCACTCAAGACAGCTTGGAACCTTTTCCACAGACATCTTGA